From Oncorhynchus tshawytscha isolate Ot180627B unplaced genomic scaffold, Otsh_v2.0 Un_contig_3761_pilon_pilon, whole genome shotgun sequence, one genomic window encodes:
- the LOC112217939 gene encoding tubulin alpha-1A chain-like isoform X2, whose amino-acid sequence MRECISVHVGQAGVQMGNACWELYCLEHGIQPDGQMPSDKTIGGGDDSFNTFFSETGAGKHVPRAVFVDLEPTVIDEVRTGTYRQLFHPEQLITGKEDAANNYARGHYTIGKEIIDLVLDRTRKLADQCTGLQGFLIFHSFGGGTGSGFTSLLMERLSVDYGKKSKLEFAIYPAPQVSTAVVEPYNSILTTHTTLEHSDCAFMVDNEAIYDICRRNLDIERPTYTNLNRLIGQIVSSITASLRFDGALNVDLTEFQTNLVPYPRIHFPLATYAPVISAEKAYHEMLSVAEITNACFEPANQMVKCDPRHGKYMACCLLYRGDVVPKDVNSAIATIKTKRTIQFVDWCPTGFKVGINYQPPTVVPGGDLAKVQRAVCMLSNTTAIAEAWARLDHKFDLMYAKRAFVHWYVGEGMEEGEFSEAREDMAALEKDYEEVGTDSVGDEGEEEGEEY is encoded by the exons ATG CGTGAATGTATCTCTGTCCACGTCGGCCAGGCAGGTGTCCAGATGGGCAATGCATGCTGGGAACTGTACTGCCTGGAACATGGGATCCAGCCTGATGGACAGATGCCCAGTGATAAGACAATCGGAGGGGGAGATGACTCCTTCAACACCTTCTTCAGTGAGACTGGAGCTGGTAAACACGTTCCTCGTGCAGTTTTTGTAGACCTGGAGCCAACCGTCATCG ACGAGGTCCGCACAGGTACCTACCGCCAGCTGTTCCACCCTGAGCAGCTGATCACAGGCAAGGAGGACGCTGCCAACAACTATGCCCGTGGTCACTACACCATTGGCAAGGAGATCATCGACCTGGTACTCGACCGGACGCGCAAACTG GCTGACCAGTGCACTGGGCTCCAGGGCTTCCTGATCTTCCACAGCTTTGGAGGCGGCACCGGTTCTGGGTTCACCTCCCTGCTGATGGAACGTCTCTCTGTCGACTATGGGAAGAAGTCCAAGCTTGAGTTTGCCATCTATCCAGCTCCCCAGGTGTCCACTGCTGTGGTGGAGCCTTACAACTCCATCCTGACCACCCACACCACCCTGGAGCACTCGGACTGTGCCTTCATGGTGGACAATGAGGCCATCTATGATATCTGCCGCAGGAACCTGGACATTGAGCGCCCCACCTACACCAACCtcaacaggctgattggtcagatcGTCTCCTCCATCACCGCCTCCCTGCGCTTTGACGGGGCCCtaaatgtggacctgacagagttccagaccaACTTGGTGCCCTACCCCCGTATCCACTTCCCTCTGGCTACCTATGCTCCAGTCATCTCTGCTGAGAAGGCCTATCACGAGATGCTATCAGTGGCTGAGATCACCAACGCCTGCTTTGAGCCAGCCAATCAGATGGTGAAATGTGACCCACGTCACGGCAAGTACATGGCCTGCTGCCTGCTCTACCGTGGTGATGTTGTGCCGAAAGATGTCAACTCTGCCATCGCCACCATCAAGACCAAGCGCACCATCCAGTTTGTAGACTGGTGTCCCACTGGCTTCAAGGTCGGTATCAACTACCAGCCACCCACAGTGGTCCCTGGAGGAGATCTGGCCAAGGTCCAGAGAGCTGTGTGTATGCTGAGCAACACCACCGCCATCGCTGAGGCCTGGGCCAGGCTTGACCACAAGTTTGACCTGATGTACGCAAAGAGAGCCTTTGTGCACTGGTATGTGGGAGAGGGCATGGAGGAGGGAGAGTTCTCAGAGGCCAGAGAAGACATGGCAGCCCTGGAGAAGGATTATGAAGAGGTGGGTACTGACAGTGTAGGGgacgagggggaggaggagggagaggaatacTAA
- the LOC112217939 gene encoding tubulin alpha chain-like isoform X4 — protein MRECISVHVGQAGVQMGNACWELYCLEHGIQPDGQMPSDKTIGGGDDSFNTFFSETGAGKHVPRAVFVDLEPTVIDEVRTGTYRQLFHPEQLITGKEDAANNYARGHYTIGKEIIDLVLDRTRKLADQCTGLQGFLIFHSFGGGTGSGFTSLLMERLSVDYGKKSKLEFAIYPAPQVSTAVVEPYNSILTTHTTLEHSDCAFMVDNEAIYDICRRNLDIERPTYTNLNRLIGQIVSSITASLRFDGALNVDLTEFQTNLVPYPRIHFPLATYAPVISAEKAYHEMLSVAEITNACFEPANQMVKCDPRHGKYMACCLLYRGDVVPKDVNSAIATIKTKRTIQFVDWCPTGFKVGINYQPPTVVPGGDLAKVQRAVCMLSNTTAIAEAWARLDHKFDLMYAKRAFVHWYVGEGMEEGEFSEAREDMAALEKDYEEVGTDSIGEEDEEGEEY, from the exons ATG CGTGAATGTATCTCTGTCCACGTCGGCCAGGCAGGTGTCCAGATGGGCAATGCATGCTGGGAACTGTACTGCCTGGAACATGGGATCCAGCCTGATGGACAGATGCCCAGTGATAAGACAATCGGAGGGGGAGATGACTCCTTCAACACCTTCTTCAGTGAGACTGGAGCTGGTAAACACGTTCCTCGTGCAGTTTTTGTAGACCTGGAGCCAACCGTCATCG ACGAGGTCCGCACAGGTACCTACCGCCAGCTGTTCCACCCTGAGCAGCTGATCACAGGCAAGGAGGACGCTGCCAACAACTATGCCCGTGGTCACTACACCATTGGCAAGGAGATCATCGACCTGGTACTCGACCGGACGCGCAAACTG GCTGACCAGTGCACTGGGCTCCAGGGCTTCCTGATCTTCCACAGCTTTGGAGGCGGCACCGGTTCTGGGTTCACCTCCCTGCTGATGGAACGTCTCTCTGTCGACTATGGGAAGAAGTCCAAGCTTGAGTTTGCCATCTATCCAGCTCCCCAGGTGTCCACTGCTGTGGTGGAGCCTTACAACTCCATCCTGACCACCCACACCACCCTGGAGCACTCGGACTGTGCCTTCATGGTGGACAATGAGGCCATCTATGATATCTGCCGCAGGAACCTGGACATTGAGCGCCCCACCTACACCAACCtcaacaggctgattggtcagatcGTCTCCTCCATCACCGCCTCCCTGCGCTTTGACGGGGCCCtaaatgtggacctgacagagttccagaccaACTTGGTGCCCTACCCCCGTATCCACTTCCCTCTGGCTACCTATGCTCCAGTCATCTCTGCTGAGAAGGCCTATCACGAGATGCTATCAGTGGCTGAGATCACCAACGCCTGCTTTGAGCCAGCCAATCAGATGGTGAAATGTGACCCACGTCACGGCAAGTACATGGCCTGCTGCCTGCTCTACCGTGGTGATGTTGTGCCGAAAGATGTCAACTCTGCCATCGCCACCATCAAGACCAAGCGCACCATCCAGTTTGTAGACTGGTGTCCCACTGGCTTCAAGGTCGGTATCAACTACCAGCCACCCACAGTGGTCCCTGGAGGAGATCTGGCCAAGGTCCAGAGAGCTGTGTGTATGCTGAGCAACACCACCGCCATCGCTGAGGCCTGGGCCAGGCTTGACCACAAGTTTGACCTGATGTACGCAAAGAGAGCCTTTGTGCACTGGTATGTGGGAGAGGGCATGGAGGAGGGAGAGTTCTCAGAGGCCAGAGAAGACATGGCAGCCCTGGAGAAGGATTATGAAGAG